One window from the genome of Asterias amurensis chromosome 12, ASM3211899v1 encodes:
- the LOC139945542 gene encoding NXPE family member 4-like encodes MRVTSTINVTIKDAVVGLLLLTTTTVCLITLWMMFHESARYIEQPFGAKASHRQSGLSSLKNITKQVEIKQKSKHRIIDPPVNITNKLKNEGPLQSENKEFDFDKRNKDTPRYMHEEEYALRFVSKLTSYAKSSYRIEGNLSSLNLGDDLHVTIQARDSMGRDREEGGDFWFVTLATKYNHSGAAGQVIDYDNGTYTVYFKIGWPGVLDLDVTLVHPSQVATVLTNIIWKERDRVEWTAQFESPASLVTNHKCVFRRQYVPLVRECTVAYPKAMGQTLLVCDQPAGGAACDGLSSMYINRTVTEQRVQHITRNYFNVFAGDHFKRRLLKGQRKLLVKDSPYNHEKLMEIHQHLPACQPDLPKPPLSLGYWRSDVWYSLAFRTKTVWAKPNETGECLRGKDLYFLGDSTIRQWLEVLSDMMGVPFKRQNPGEKDNIYRSFDSFNTSMTYRSHPLFITSKIEGKLTQKLAFEIDVLDSLQSTDCNYVVVISSWVHFTQWTRDSYVERVGLLRDAVLKLTSRCPDVKIIVTGPHPREQPSKESRIYNNDLIAQRLGDILENAFSQIGVLYLDVWDLNLAYPSSNNINMPRAVVQGELSMFLSYVCGGGGGGQIRQNISNVGLVNY; translated from the exons GCGTCTCATCGGCAGAGCGGCCTTAGTTCCTTGAAGAACATTACGAAGCAAGTGGAGATAAAACAAAAG AGTAAGCATCGGATAATTGATCCACCTGTTAATATCACTAACAAGTTGAAGAATGAAGGACCACTTCAGTCGGAAAACAAG gaatttgattttgacaaaAGAAACAAAGACACACCACGATATATGCATGAGGAGGAGTATGCATTACGATTTGTGAGCAAATTAACAAGTTACGCCAAAAGCAGTTACAG AATTGAAGGGAATTTGAGTAGCTTGAATCTTGGTGATGACTTGCACGTGACTATCCAGGCTAGAGATAGTATGGGAAGGGATCGCGAGGAAGGAGGTGACTTCTGGTTTGTTACCTTAGCAACCAAATACAATCACTCTGGAGCAGCAGGCCAGGTCATAGACTACGACAATGGAACCTACACTGTGTACTTTAAGATCGGATGGCCAGGTGTCTTGGATCTTGACGTCACTCTGGTTCACCCTAGCCAAGTCGCTACGGTACTGACTAATATTATCTGGAAGGAGCGTGACCGCGTGGAGTGGACAGCGCAGTTTGAGTCCCCCGCTTCTCTCGTGACCAATCACAAGTGTGTGTTTAGACGTCAATACGTGCCGCTTGTTAGAGAGTGCACTGTGGCTTACCCAAAGGCAATGGGGCAGACGTTACTGGTCTGTGATCAACCGGCTGGTGGGGCGGCCTGTGACGGACTGAGCTCCATGTACATTAACAGGACTGTCACTGAACAGAGAGTTCAACACATTACACGCAACTACTTTAATGTCTTCGCAGG GGACCATTTCAAAAGACGACTTCTAAAAGGTCAAAGAAAACTTTTAGTGAAAg ATTCTCCGTACAATCATGAGAAGCTGATGGAGATCCACCAACATCTTCCTGCCTGTCAACCAGATCTTCCAAAACCACCTCTTAGTCTTGGCTACTGGCGGTCTGACGTATGGTACTCTCTGGCCTTCAGGACTAAGACGGTCTGGGCAAAACCAAACGAAACTGGTGAATGTTTAAGAGGAAAAGATTTATACTTTCTTGGTGATTCAACAATTCGACAGTGGCTGGAAGTCCTGTCAGATATGATGGGTGTTCCTTTCAAGAGACAAAACCCAGGGGAAAAGGACAATATTTACCGGAGTTTCGACTCCTTCAACACTTCAATGACCTACCGATCACATCCTTTATTTATAACTTCTAAGATAGAAGGAAAACTCACCCAAAAATTAGCCTTTGAGATTGATGTTTTAGACAGTTTGCAAAGTACAGACTGTAACTATGTCGTAGTGATCAGCTCGTGGGTGCATTTTACCCAATGGACCCGTGATAGTTAcgtcgaacgagttggtctccTACGCGATGCCGTCTTAAAGTTAACATCGAGGTGCCCGGACGTTAAAATCATTGTGACGGGTCCACATCCACGTGAGCAACCCAGTAAAGAATCACGAATCTATAATAATGACTTAATTGCTCAGCGACTTGGAGATATTCTTGAGAATGCTTTCAGTCAGATAGGGGTTTTGTATCTGGATGTTTGGGACTTAAACCTTGCCTATCCGTCCAGTAACAACATTAACATGCCAAGGGCTGTAGTGCAAGGAGAACTTAGTATGTTTTTATCGTAtgtctgtggggggggggggggggggcaaatcaGACAAAACATAAGTAATGTCGGGCTTGTAAACTATTGA
- the LOC139945256 gene encoding histamine H2 receptor-like — protein sequence MDEFFLTILKTIIGTIGILGNGLVCVVIAKVPAMRTLTNAIIFNQAVIDFLASLFLVLLGNIKPQLPQNDSFGAVLHCAVWDSSILVWMFFTASTFNLVLLTLERYVAIMYPFQYVTYFGRKQVTIMLFGVWVLATGYKARIIGYKRVVNGECERITLSDDVYVVDGIFTFLIEYFIPLVIMTFCYVRIAMYLKRKATTVQPGLEPNNQDVNSMSGSLIRARRNTLKTLFIVFVTYTICWTPNQLAFFMYNFGLYLDLQGDFYFISVVLIQLNSCINPIIYSFKYKKFQRGVRVLFRPCLPRRLLARTTVEDSISVVTFRTRREEEPTASQ from the coding sequence ATGGATGAGTTTTTTCTTACAATTCTGAAAACTATAATTGGAACTATTGGTATATTAGGAAATGGTCTTGTCTGTGTGGTTATCGCTAAAGTACCGGCTATGAGAACACTGACCAACGCCATTATCTTCAACCAGGCTGTAATTGACTTCCTTGCTTCACTGTTCCTTGTTCTCCTCGGCAACATCAAACCTCAGTTACCACAGAATGACTCTTTTGGTGCTGTTCTGCATTGCGCCGTGTGGGATTCATCTATCCTAGTATGGATGTTTTTCACGGCCTCAACCTTCAACCTCGTTCTTCTCACTTTAGAGAGGTATGTTGCGATCATGTACCCATTTCAATATGTGACATACTTTGGTAGAAAGCAAGTCACCATCATGCTGTTTGGAGTTTGGGTTTTGGCTACTGGCTACAAAGCACGTATCATTGGTTACAAGCGAGTCGTTAATGGTGAATGTGAACGTATCACTCTATCAGATGATGTGTATGTTGTCGATGGTATCTTTACATTCCTCATCGAATACTTCATCCCTCTTGTCATTATGACATTTTGCTATGTACGTATTGCAATGTACTTGAAGAGGAAAGCTACCACCGTTCAACCTGGTCTAGAACCAAACAACCAAGACGTAAACAGCATGAGTGGTTCTTTAATTCGCGCCCGACGTAACACACTTAAGACACTCTTCATTGTCTTCGTCACCTACACCATCTGCTGGACACCAAATCAACTTGCGTTTTTTATGTACAACTTCGGTCTTTACCTGGACTTGCAAGGAGATTTCTACTTCATTTCAGTGGTGTTAATCCAGTTGAACTCGTGTATAAATCCCATCATCTACTCGTTCAAATATAAAAAGTTCCAGAGAGGCGTACGGGTCTTGTTTAGACCATGTTTGCCAAGAAGACTGCTTGCAAGAACAACAGTTGAGGATAGCATCTCGGTAGTAACATTTCGGACACGGAGGGAAGAAGAACCAACAGCCAGTCAGTAA
- the LOC139945342 gene encoding galanin receptor 2b-like, with amino-acid sequence MEASTTYIDVIKAVIGVFGVLGNGLVCVVIAKVPTMRTLTNAIIFNQAALDFLASLLIILRAFKGEPNEDSSLLLKTIRCFLWDPPLLVFILFVGSTFNLVVLTLERYIAIMYPFKYMVYFGKTQVALMMVAVWVIAIGSEGRFVILHEMIDGHCAFTNISSAAFIAHGTVTLIIEYLIPLIIMSFCYIHIAGHLKKTAASVIPGPSTSQNENSMSGSLIRARRNTLKTLFIVFVTFVICWTPNQIFFFLYHLGLPLNLDGLFNISTEILVQLNCCSNPVIYAFKYKQFQKGLRVLLKPCCPRLAVRSDENTVSSIVTKSTMPVRKPSVL; translated from the coding sequence ATGGAGGCATCAACCACTTATATTGACGTCATCAAGGCAGTTATTGGTGTCTTTGGAGTATTGGGTAATGGTCTTGTCTGTGTGGTCATCGCTAAAGTACCGACAATGAGGACACTGACTAACGCAATCATCTTCAATCAAGCGGCACTGGACTTTCTTGCCTCTCTACTCATCATTCTTAGGGCTTTCAAAGGAGAACCGAACGAGGACAGTTCTCTACTTCTTAAGACAATCCGTTGTTTCTTGTGGGATCCTCCTTTGTTGGTCTTTATATTATTCGTCGGCTCTACGTTCAATCTAGTTGTGCTGACTCTGGAAAGATACATCGCTATCATGTACCCATTCAAGTATATGGTTTATTTCGGCAAGACACAAGTCGCCCTGATGATGGTTGCCGTTTGGGTGATCGCAATTGGAAGTGAAGGTCGTTTTGTTATACTTCATGAGATGATTGACGGACATTGTGCATTTACAAACATATCAAGTGCAGCTTTCATAGCGCATGGTACGGTTACACTAATAATCGAGTATTTAATTCCTTTGATTATAATGTCCTTCTGTTACATCCACATTGCTGGACACTTGAAGAAAACTGCAGCCAGCGTCATTCCGGGTCCGTCTACGAGTCAGAACGAAAACAGCATGAGTGGTTCTCTAATACGCGCCCGACGTAACACCTTAAAGACACTCTTCATTGTGTTTGTCACCTTCGTCATATGCTGGAcaccaaatcaaatatttttctttctaTATCATTTGGGATTGCCGCTTAACCTCGATGGTTTGTTTAATATCAGCACAGAGATATTGGTTCAACTGAATTGTTGTTCTAATCCTGTCATTTACGCGTTCAAATATAAGCAGTTTCAGAAAGGTTTGCGGGTCTTGCTGAAGCCATGCTGCCCGAGACTGGCCGTAAGATCGGACGAAAACACGGTATCGTCAATCGTGACTAAGAGTACAATGCCGGTAAGAAAACCCTCCGTTCTTTAG